One Shewanella sp. MR-4 DNA window includes the following coding sequences:
- a CDS encoding TMEM165/GDT1 family protein: protein MEALLASTFTVAIAEIGDKTQLLALLLAARFKNKTAIILGILLSTLFNHFAAAWLGQWAINWVSPDVARYLVAASFFAIALWVLIPDKVDAEESRFYKMGPFVATFILFFIAEMGDKTQIATVVLAAKYDALAMVVAGTTLGMLLANVPVVIAGHFSAEKLPMKWIHRGCAILFALLGVATLMVN, encoded by the coding sequence TTGGAAGCGTTACTCGCCTCAACCTTTACGGTTGCCATCGCCGAGATTGGCGATAAGACCCAACTGCTTGCCCTATTACTCGCTGCAAGATTTAAAAATAAAACTGCGATTATCTTGGGGATTTTACTCTCAACCCTGTTTAACCATTTTGCCGCCGCCTGGCTTGGCCAATGGGCGATTAACTGGGTGAGCCCAGATGTAGCACGCTACTTGGTTGCCGCCTCCTTCTTTGCGATTGCACTCTGGGTACTGATCCCCGATAAAGTGGACGCCGAAGAGAGCCGTTTCTATAAGATGGGACCCTTTGTTGCGACCTTTATTCTGTTCTTTATCGCCGAAATGGGCGACAAAACCCAAATCGCAACTGTCGTTTTAGCCGCTAAATACGATGCCTTAGCCATGGTGGTTGCAGGTACTACTTTGGGTATGTTGCTAGCGAACGTCCCAGTGGTTATTGCGGGACATTTTAGTGCCGAAAAATTACCAATGAAGTGGATCCACAGGGGCTGCGCAATTTTGTTTGCCCTGCTCGGCGTAGCAACCTTAATGGTTAACTGA
- the katB gene encoding catalase KatB: MSQQYLTSQSGSPIADDQNSLSAGERGPLLLQDWHLIEKLAHFNRERIPERVVHAKGTGVYGTFTLTKDLSEYTIADHFNGVGKQTETFVRFSTVGGEMGSADAERDPRGFGLRFYTARGNHDIVGNNTPTFFLRDGIKFPDFIHTQKRNPLTNLKDPQAMWDFWSLNPEAMHQVTILMSDRGIPANYRQMHGYGSHTFSFWNAKGERFWVKFHFKSQQGVVNLTNEQADKLKGIDPDSSQRDMVVAVTDGNFPRWTVNVQIMPEADANTYHINPFDLTKVWPHGDYPLIEIGVLELNRLPQNYFAEVEQVALAPSNLVPGVGASPDKMLQARLFAYADAQRYRIGANYNQLPVNCPHATKANHHQRAGAMAGTQCPYHGSQTGGDAAANYGPNSTAGALVEPANFAEPPLRLDGEAARYSRYNQDDYTQAGNLYRIFSEAEKARLVETISGSLRQASVEVQQRMLAHFHKADADYGQRIQTALGL, translated from the coding sequence ATGAGTCAACAGTATTTAACAAGCCAAAGCGGTTCTCCAATTGCTGACGATCAAAACTCATTGTCAGCGGGTGAGCGTGGTCCCTTACTACTGCAAGATTGGCATTTAATTGAAAAGCTTGCCCACTTTAACCGTGAGCGTATTCCTGAGCGTGTTGTGCATGCGAAAGGGACTGGCGTATACGGTACTTTCACCCTGACTAAAGACTTAAGCGAATACACCATCGCCGACCACTTTAACGGTGTGGGTAAGCAAACTGAGACCTTCGTGCGCTTCTCTACCGTGGGTGGTGAAATGGGCTCTGCCGATGCCGAGCGCGATCCCCGTGGTTTTGGTCTGCGCTTCTATACCGCCCGTGGTAACCACGATATCGTGGGTAACAACACGCCGACCTTCTTCCTGCGTGATGGTATTAAGTTCCCAGACTTTATCCATACCCAAAAGCGTAACCCATTGACGAATTTGAAAGATCCACAAGCTATGTGGGACTTCTGGTCATTAAACCCTGAAGCCATGCACCAAGTGACGATTCTGATGTCTGACCGTGGTATTCCGGCAAACTACCGCCAAATGCATGGTTATGGTTCGCATACTTTCTCGTTCTGGAATGCTAAAGGTGAGCGTTTCTGGGTGAAGTTCCACTTCAAATCGCAGCAAGGCGTGGTGAACTTAACCAATGAGCAAGCCGATAAGTTAAAGGGTATCGACCCTGACTCATCCCAGCGCGATATGGTGGTAGCTGTGACCGACGGTAACTTCCCTCGTTGGACGGTGAACGTACAGATTATGCCTGAGGCCGATGCCAACACTTACCATATCAACCCATTCGATTTAACTAAGGTGTGGCCACATGGCGATTACCCGTTAATTGAAATTGGTGTGTTAGAGCTGAATCGTTTACCGCAAAACTACTTTGCCGAAGTCGAGCAAGTGGCATTAGCACCGAGCAACTTAGTACCAGGTGTGGGCGCATCGCCCGACAAGATGTTGCAGGCGCGTTTATTCGCCTATGCCGATGCGCAGCGTTACCGAATTGGGGCGAACTACAACCAGTTACCAGTCAACTGCCCACATGCGACTAAAGCCAACCATCACCAACGTGCGGGTGCCATGGCGGGAACACAATGCCCATACCACGGTAGTCAAACCGGTGGCGATGCCGCGGCTAACTATGGTCCAAACAGCACTGCGGGTGCTTTAGTTGAACCGGCAAACTTTGCCGAGCCACCACTGCGTTTAGATGGCGAAGCGGCGCGTTACAGCCGTTACAATCAGGATGATTACACTCAGGCGGGTAATTTGTATCGCATCTTCAGCGAAGCCGAGAAGGCACGCTTAGTGGAAACGATTTCTGGCTCACTGCGTCAGGCAAGTGTAGAGGTACAGCAACGTATGCTGGCACATTTCCACAAAGCCGATGCTGATTACGGTCAACGTATCCAAACTGCACTCGGGTTATAA
- a CDS encoding YgjV family protein has translation MDSAMIWEWVGYLASVVVAISLMMSNIKKLRWLNLLGALLFVAYGMAIQAYPVAAVNFFIVLIDAYYLVVIYREQLSQKQD, from the coding sequence ATGGATAGTGCAATGATTTGGGAATGGGTTGGTTACTTGGCGTCAGTAGTGGTGGCCATCTCTTTGATGATGTCGAATATCAAAAAGTTACGCTGGTTGAATTTGCTCGGGGCGTTACTCTTTGTGGCTTATGGCATGGCAATACAGGCTTATCCTGTTGCGGCGGTTAACTTTTTTATTGTGTTAATCGATGCCTATTATTTGGTCGTCATTTATCGGGAGCAGTTGAGTCAAAAGCAAGATTGA
- a CDS encoding PaaI family thioesterase — protein sequence MSIWFRPVTLEDCARLDAGMGGKGTLMQTLGIEISEIGDDYMKATMPATPAVHNPLGIVHGGANVALAETVASYAANFAVDFEQYYCVGQEINANHLRASRNGVLTATAKPIHLGKRSSVWEILIHNSAGELTCISRMTAAVVKR from the coding sequence ATGAGTATTTGGTTTAGACCTGTCACCTTAGAGGATTGTGCGCGTTTAGATGCTGGCATGGGGGGCAAAGGCACCTTGATGCAGACCCTAGGGATTGAGATCAGTGAGATTGGTGATGACTACATGAAGGCAACTATGCCTGCCACGCCAGCCGTACATAATCCCTTAGGCATTGTCCATGGCGGTGCGAACGTGGCGCTGGCCGAAACTGTGGCCAGTTATGCCGCAAACTTTGCGGTGGATTTTGAGCAATATTATTGTGTTGGACAAGAGATTAACGCTAACCATTTACGCGCTTCGCGTAATGGCGTACTGACCGCGACGGCAAAACCCATTCATTTGGGGAAGCGCAGTTCGGTGTGGGAAATCTTAATCCATAATAGTGCAGGGGAGCTGACCTGTATTTCACGGATGACGGCGGCAGTCGTTAAACGCTAA
- the exeM gene encoding extracellular exonuclease ExeM translates to MDNVNKLTAISLAVAAALPMMASADVMITEYVEGSSNNKAIELYNSGDTAIDLSGYKLVRYKDGATDALDMQVLDGQSIAPKSTKVILNSSAVITLPQGVDSFSGSLSFNGGDAVALVKDGAVVDIIGDVPTPTGWGLDVTLKRKLDALVANTVFNPAQWEQLPKDTFTGLGSLETPTEPETPVFSCSGAKIVPIYQVQGAGESSPYVPEGAFESESEVTVRGVVTARGESLFKGFYLQEVKGDNSPYTSDGVFVFLGENPPEAIQPGVEVCVQGKVKEYFGLTQIDIKTDKKFEVGAKGEVPAAAPFYVADGETLAQALERYEGMNVKLDAGSDLKISRTFSYDYAGRRNNMLVSYKAPLMKPTQLYPALSPEATALVKSNLENQLFIESDYKPADGVIPYFPDFNVETGYIRVGDQLTNLEGVIGYSYGAYRLVATNTITAGDFIRGDDRTDAPSVATKGDIRVASFNVLNFFNDVVGGDTNPSGSNRGALTEEEMLLQRAKIVSAITAMNADIVGLMEIANNGFGEKSAIKNLVDALNEKQTAENAYSFVEITDEDKYDGKYFGSDAITVGMLYRAGKVSLAGAARAIDTPEQHATAGSVTRVKDGKTETNPGNDAYQRHSLAQTFKIHEQNLTVVVNHLKSKGSGCLEDWVNFEESVDPADQQGKCNAFRVSAAKVLGEALKDVKGDLLVIGDMNAYGMEDPIRVLTDYDASKSERDIMTASWTTLDGKVFERQGSKIEKGYGLINLNTQAHGAGTYSYSYNGELGNLDHALANTSLAKRLVDIEDWHINSVESNLFEYGKKFSGELAKSENAFSASDHDPVIVALSYPAPVEPPKPEPKPKDDGGALGYLGLALLSLFGLQRRRR, encoded by the coding sequence ATGGATAATGTTAATAAGTTAACGGCTATTTCTTTAGCTGTAGCCGCAGCTTTGCCAATGATGGCAAGTGCTGATGTGATGATCACTGAATATGTTGAAGGTAGCTCAAACAACAAAGCTATCGAATTATATAACAGCGGTGATACGGCAATTGATCTTTCGGGTTATAAACTCGTTCGTTATAAAGATGGCGCAACTGATGCGCTTGATATGCAGGTATTAGATGGACAAAGTATTGCGCCAAAATCGACAAAAGTCATTTTAAACTCAAGTGCAGTCATTACCCTTCCTCAAGGTGTCGACAGTTTTTCGGGTTCTTTAAGTTTTAACGGTGGCGATGCGGTTGCCTTAGTTAAAGATGGCGCAGTGGTCGATATTATCGGTGACGTGCCAACGCCGACAGGTTGGGGGCTGGATGTCACTCTCAAGCGTAAACTCGATGCATTAGTCGCCAACACTGTCTTTAATCCTGCCCAGTGGGAACAATTACCTAAAGATACATTTACTGGTTTGGGTTCGCTAGAAACCCCAACTGAGCCTGAAACACCAGTCTTTAGCTGCAGCGGCGCGAAAATCGTTCCGATTTATCAAGTCCAAGGCGCGGGTGAATCTAGCCCTTATGTGCCTGAAGGTGCATTCGAGTCTGAAAGCGAAGTGACGGTTCGCGGTGTGGTGACTGCCCGTGGCGAGAGCTTATTCAAAGGTTTCTATCTCCAAGAAGTGAAGGGCGATAACTCGCCATACACTTCCGATGGCGTGTTCGTGTTTTTAGGTGAGAATCCACCAGAAGCGATTCAACCCGGCGTTGAAGTCTGCGTCCAAGGTAAGGTGAAGGAATACTTCGGCCTAACCCAAATAGATATCAAAACTGACAAGAAATTCGAAGTCGGTGCTAAGGGCGAAGTCCCTGCTGCGGCGCCATTCTATGTGGCCGATGGCGAAACTTTAGCGCAGGCATTAGAGCGCTACGAAGGCATGAACGTGAAACTGGATGCGGGCAGCGATCTGAAGATCAGCCGTACCTTCAGTTACGATTATGCTGGCCGTCGTAATAATATGCTGGTGTCCTACAAGGCGCCGTTGATGAAGCCAACTCAGCTGTATCCAGCACTGTCACCAGAGGCGACGGCTTTAGTTAAATCTAACCTTGAAAATCAGTTGTTTATCGAATCTGACTACAAGCCAGCCGATGGTGTTATTCCTTACTTCCCTGACTTTAACGTCGAAACAGGTTATATCCGTGTGGGTGACCAGTTGACCAACCTCGAAGGTGTGATTGGTTACAGCTACGGTGCTTACCGTTTAGTGGCGACCAACACTATCACCGCTGGTGACTTTATCCGTGGTGATGATAGAACCGACGCACCAAGTGTGGCCACTAAGGGCGATATCCGTGTCGCCAGCTTTAACGTGCTGAACTTCTTTAACGATGTTGTTGGTGGTGATACTAACCCATCGGGCAGTAACCGCGGCGCCTTGACCGAAGAAGAAATGCTGCTGCAACGTGCGAAAATCGTCAGCGCCATTACCGCCATGAACGCCGATATCGTCGGTTTAATGGAAATCGCTAACAACGGTTTTGGTGAAAAGAGCGCGATTAAGAACTTAGTCGATGCCTTAAACGAGAAGCAAACCGCTGAAAATGCTTACAGCTTCGTTGAAATCACCGACGAAGATAAATACGACGGTAAGTACTTCGGTAGTGATGCCATTACTGTAGGTATGCTTTACCGCGCGGGTAAAGTGAGCCTTGCGGGTGCGGCTCGTGCGATTGATACTCCAGAGCAGCACGCGACCGCTGGCAGTGTGACTCGTGTTAAAGATGGCAAGACTGAGACTAACCCAGGTAACGATGCTTACCAACGTCACAGCCTAGCGCAAACCTTTAAGATCCATGAACAGAACTTAACAGTTGTTGTTAACCATCTGAAATCAAAAGGTTCAGGCTGTTTAGAAGATTGGGTCAACTTCGAAGAGTCAGTCGATCCGGCCGATCAACAGGGCAAGTGTAATGCCTTCCGCGTATCGGCTGCTAAAGTGCTCGGCGAAGCCTTAAAAGACGTTAAAGGCGATCTGCTGGTGATTGGCGATATGAATGCCTACGGCATGGAAGATCCTATCCGCGTATTGACCGATTACGATGCGAGCAAGTCTGAGCGCGATATCATGACCGCCTCATGGACCACCTTAGATGGCAAAGTGTTTGAGCGCCAAGGTAGCAAGATTGAGAAGGGCTATGGCCTAATCAACCTCAATACTCAGGCCCACGGCGCTGGAACTTACTCATACAGCTACAACGGTGAGTTAGGTAACCTCGACCATGCCTTAGCAAACACCAGTCTTGCCAAGCGTTTAGTGGATATCGAAGATTGGCATATCAACTCGGTGGAATCTAACCTGTTCGAATACGGCAAAAAATTCTCTGGTGAACTGGCCAAATCTGAGAATGCTTTCTCAGCGTCTGACCACGATCCCGTTATTGTCGCACTTAGCTACCCAGCGCCTGTTGAGCCACCAAAACCTGAGCCAAAACCAAAGGATGATGGTGGCGCGTTAGGATACTTGGGTCTAGCCTTGCTATCCCTATTCGGCTTACAACGCCGTCGACGTTAA
- the fkpA gene encoding FKBP-type peptidyl-prolyl cis-trans isomerase, whose product MKSIYKLSLVALAVIGLSACNQEEKATNASTNVELTTEAQKEAYSVGASIGRYMSGHIKEQEELGLPVDRTLIVTGFTNGLNDQLKLTEEEMQTILQGLDKKLNDKRQEQATAIAAKNIEEGKKFLEENKAKPGVVTTESGLQYEVLTPGSGEKPAAEDTVEVDYVGTLLDGTEFDSSYKRGQTAKFPLNRVIPGWTEGVQLMPVGAKYKFVIPSNLAYGERDTGTIPPNSTLIFEVELKSIEKAQAAPAAAEPAKK is encoded by the coding sequence ATGAAATCGATTTATAAATTATCGTTAGTTGCATTGGCTGTTATTGGCCTATCTGCTTGTAATCAAGAAGAAAAAGCAACAAATGCAAGCACAAATGTTGAATTAACGACTGAAGCACAAAAAGAAGCCTACAGTGTTGGCGCTTCAATCGGTCGTTATATGTCTGGCCATATCAAAGAGCAAGAAGAATTAGGCCTGCCAGTTGACCGTACGCTGATCGTGACTGGTTTTACTAACGGTCTGAATGATCAACTGAAATTAACCGAAGAAGAAATGCAAACCATTCTTCAAGGTTTAGATAAAAAGTTAAACGACAAACGTCAAGAACAAGCGACAGCCATTGCTGCTAAAAACATCGAGGAAGGTAAAAAGTTCCTCGAGGAAAACAAAGCTAAGCCAGGCGTTGTGACCACTGAATCGGGCCTGCAATACGAAGTATTAACGCCAGGTTCTGGTGAAAAGCCAGCGGCTGAAGATACAGTGGAAGTGGATTACGTAGGTACTCTGCTTGACGGTACTGAGTTTGATAGCTCATACAAGCGTGGTCAAACCGCTAAGTTCCCATTGAACCGCGTTATTCCAGGTTGGACCGAAGGCGTACAGTTAATGCCTGTTGGCGCTAAGTACAAGTTTGTGATCCCTTCAAACTTAGCTTACGGTGAGCGCGATACTGGTACTATCCCACCAAACTCAACCCTGATTTTTGAAGTTGAACTGAAATCAATTGAGAAAGCGCAAGCGGCACCAGCTGCAGCTGAGCCTGCTAAAAAGTAA
- a CDS encoding WD40 repeat domain-containing protein, translating into MKKTLLLVFCTIFLVACQPKADDIRVLSQEPSYSASLSSDGNIAIVATQSQGVQCWDLTTHSLKYQWVHGDLNTGVTATAISPNGQFAASLSRDSVALWTIADGKSSGWWSLPASGESVAVANNGALLIGLNDGSVMSLNAAKTALIKFLGHKERVNTVALSADGRIALSGSNDMQAILWQAQTGQPIHTWDIGSRVTKVALNDSGTLSFTNGSTNEAKVRDNNSGKVLNQLEIYRRQMTFSAVRFTKQDSQLLTGTPAREVILWQRQTGKPIAKWQIALTKNTQNRGAVVYSVAIRDTNKVVSISSQGLVETWQE; encoded by the coding sequence ATGAAGAAAACCCTACTGCTGGTATTTTGCACAATTTTTTTAGTGGCATGTCAGCCAAAAGCCGATGATATTCGTGTACTTTCACAGGAACCATCATACAGCGCGAGCCTCTCTAGCGACGGCAATATCGCCATTGTCGCCACCCAAAGCCAAGGGGTGCAATGTTGGGACTTAACCACCCACAGCCTCAAGTACCAATGGGTGCATGGCGACCTGAATACTGGCGTCACCGCAACCGCCATTTCCCCTAATGGCCAGTTCGCCGCATCGTTAAGCCGCGATTCAGTTGCCCTATGGACAATAGCCGACGGCAAATCCAGTGGATGGTGGTCACTCCCCGCCTCGGGTGAGAGTGTCGCCGTGGCCAATAATGGCGCCCTGCTCATTGGCTTAAACGATGGCAGCGTGATGTCTCTCAATGCAGCCAAAACCGCACTGATTAAATTTTTAGGACATAAAGAGCGAGTCAATACGGTCGCACTTTCCGCCGATGGTCGCATTGCCCTCTCAGGCTCCAACGACATGCAGGCTATCCTGTGGCAGGCGCAAACTGGGCAGCCTATCCACACTTGGGATATCGGTAGTCGAGTGACTAAGGTCGCGCTCAACGACAGCGGCACATTAAGCTTTACCAATGGCAGTACCAATGAGGCGAAAGTGAGGGACAACAATAGCGGTAAAGTGTTAAATCAACTAGAGATATACCGTCGGCAAATGACCTTTTCTGCGGTGCGCTTTACCAAGCAAGACAGCCAGCTGCTCACGGGCACGCCCGCGCGCGAAGTCATACTCTGGCAACGTCAAACGGGTAAACCAATTGCTAAGTGGCAAATTGCGCTGACTAAAAACACCCAAAACCGAGGAGCCGTTGTATACTCTGTGGCAATTCGCGATACCAATAAAGTGGTTAGTATCAGTAGCCAAGGCCTAGTAGAGACTTGGCAGGAGTAG
- a CDS encoding SlyX family protein codes for MQGVQEQIEELQTKLAFQELTVEELNQEVIKLNQLIAHQQHQIQLLIGKLQAMEPSNIATQAEETPPPHY; via the coding sequence ATGCAAGGCGTACAAGAACAGATTGAAGAGTTGCAAACTAAATTGGCTTTTCAAGAGCTCACTGTAGAAGAGTTAAACCAAGAGGTGATTAAGCTAAATCAACTCATCGCCCACCAACAACATCAAATCCAGTTACTGATTGGTAAGTTACAAGCGATGGAGCCGAGCAATATTGCGACCCAAGCCGAAGAAACACCCCCTCCCCATTACTAG
- the def gene encoding peptide deformylase, producing the protein MFKDAISPTPSQPLPIAVVGEAILKEQAVEVRDFDTALSQLAEQMAVSMVAAKGVGIAAPQVHSPLALFIMASRPNERYPDAPLMDPVVVVNPEILSASADLVSGEEGCLSVPGQRFTIWRHQQIVVRYQNLAGQWQRSELTGFIARIFQHEFDHLQGITLLERSQMPEQKHMALEGKPQA; encoded by the coding sequence ATGTTTAAAGATGCGATATCACCCACACCCAGTCAGCCACTGCCGATAGCCGTGGTGGGTGAAGCCATTTTAAAAGAGCAAGCCGTTGAAGTTCGCGACTTCGATACGGCCTTGAGTCAATTAGCAGAGCAGATGGCTGTGAGCATGGTGGCCGCGAAAGGCGTTGGTATTGCCGCGCCGCAAGTGCACAGCCCGCTGGCACTGTTTATCATGGCATCACGGCCGAACGAGCGTTACCCCGATGCGCCGCTGATGGACCCTGTCGTGGTGGTCAACCCAGAGATCTTGTCTGCCTCTGCGGATTTAGTCAGCGGCGAAGAAGGTTGTTTATCGGTTCCTGGGCAAAGGTTTACAATTTGGCGCCACCAGCAGATAGTAGTGCGCTATCAAAACCTCGCAGGACAGTGGCAACGCTCTGAGTTAACAGGTTTTATTGCACGTATTTTTCAACATGAGTTTGATCATCTTCAGGGGATCACTTTGCTTGAGCGTTCACAAATGCCAGAACAAAAACACATGGCGCTAGAAGGTAAACCACAGGCATGA
- a CDS encoding COG3014 family protein: MNSTFIHSLIKPTLSTLMLAAILGSSGCAYNSIFINYPAQIAPIKQELNTATPMADIEKLASNIQGNDGLLYAQEAGRVAQVAGNFASSRKYYQQAVEAYTAFDDKAKISASDIGATATSLVLNDNAIPYRGPGYERIMLHQYQALNYLFSGDYQGALVEVRRSNELQGSEQERYQKSQKSVQAMANGTIDAEMNKLGQAAGTVTSSFLNAYSYYTTGLLHEVLGEPNDAFIDYRKAAQISPDNTYLQQDLVRLAKQLGMPQYDEFKKRWGDAKLPKAGEGQVILMIEKGFVPEKQALTVPFTIHGNWQTVSLATYGPNNSVVAETQVQGLGAVLKTEPIANIDALAINALKEDLPGTLVRQVARVYAKSEMAYQVEKSGKPGNNAADIGSIAMQIFNVVSEQADRRSWLTLPKQAQIGRRYLNPGEYTLQLDKAPPAKIEVAAGKTTLVWAIDTGNYTRIYSIII; encoded by the coding sequence ATGAATAGCACCTTCATTCACTCTTTAATCAAACCCACACTCAGCACGCTGATGCTCGCCGCGATCTTAGGCTCGAGCGGCTGTGCCTATAACAGTATTTTTATCAATTATCCGGCGCAAATTGCACCGATAAAACAAGAACTCAATACCGCAACGCCCATGGCGGATATCGAGAAATTAGCCAGCAATATCCAAGGTAACGATGGCCTACTCTACGCCCAAGAAGCGGGACGCGTGGCGCAGGTTGCAGGGAACTTTGCCAGCAGCCGTAAGTACTACCAGCAAGCGGTCGAGGCCTATACTGCCTTCGATGATAAAGCCAAGATTAGCGCCAGCGACATAGGCGCAACCGCTACAAGCTTGGTATTAAACGATAATGCCATCCCCTACCGTGGCCCAGGCTACGAGCGCATTATGCTGCACCAATATCAAGCCTTGAATTACCTGTTCAGCGGTGACTATCAAGGCGCATTGGTGGAAGTTCGCCGCAGTAACGAGCTGCAAGGTTCTGAGCAGGAGCGTTATCAGAAGTCGCAAAAATCCGTGCAGGCCATGGCCAATGGCACCATAGATGCCGAAATGAATAAGCTCGGCCAAGCCGCAGGTACGGTAACCAGCTCCTTCCTCAATGCCTATAGCTACTACACGACGGGATTGCTCCACGAGGTTTTGGGCGAGCCAAACGATGCCTTTATCGACTATCGTAAAGCGGCGCAAATCAGCCCAGATAACACTTATCTGCAACAGGATTTAGTGCGCCTTGCCAAGCAACTCGGCATGCCACAATACGATGAATTTAAAAAGCGCTGGGGCGATGCCAAGCTTCCCAAGGCGGGTGAAGGCCAAGTCATCCTAATGATCGAAAAGGGCTTCGTACCTGAAAAACAAGCGCTCACAGTGCCCTTCACTATCCATGGCAACTGGCAAACCGTGTCTCTGGCCACCTATGGGCCGAACAATAGTGTTGTCGCCGAGACCCAAGTACAAGGCTTAGGTGCAGTGCTGAAAACCGAGCCCATCGCCAATATCGATGCCTTAGCCATTAACGCGCTCAAGGAAGATTTACCCGGCACCTTGGTTCGCCAAGTCGCGCGGGTGTATGCCAAATCGGAAATGGCGTATCAGGTCGAAAAAAGCGGTAAGCCCGGCAACAATGCCGCCGATATTGGCAGTATCGCCATGCAGATTTTTAACGTGGTCAGCGAACAGGCGGATCGCCGCAGTTGGTTGACCCTGCCAAAACAGGCGCAAATTGGTAGACGTTACCTTAATCCCGGGGAATACACGCTGCAGTTAGACAAGGCACCACCAGCCAAAATTGAAGTTGCCGCAGGCAAGACCACCTTGGTCTGGGCAATTGATACTGGTAATTACACCCGAATTTATTCAATAATCATTTAA
- the lpoB gene encoding penicillin-binding protein activator LpoB translates to MKQFKLIFVLAAVMGLAACQSKVEYGDATEVETVNENFGSTDLQAIAAKMVDSMMTFPPIVAMTANNRPILFVDSIKNKTSEHIDTESVTDSISNKLLRSGKFRFIDMTKVDSVRKQLDYQNNTGMVDPSTAIKFGRQIGAQYMLYGNLSSIVKQDGSTKDVYYKMTMRLMDLETGLIEWSDEKEIRKTKSKSFLGM, encoded by the coding sequence ATGAAACAATTTAAACTGATTTTTGTGCTGGCTGCCGTAATGGGTCTGGCTGCATGTCAATCGAAAGTCGAGTATGGCGATGCCACAGAAGTGGAAACCGTTAACGAAAACTTTGGCTCAACGGATCTGCAAGCCATCGCCGCTAAGATGGTCGATAGCATGATGACTTTCCCGCCAATCGTTGCTATGACAGCGAACAACCGCCCAATTTTGTTTGTCGATAGCATCAAAAACAAAACCTCTGAGCATATCGATACAGAGTCTGTGACCGACTCTATCAGCAACAAGTTACTGCGCTCAGGCAAGTTCCGTTTTATCGACATGACAAAAGTAGATTCAGTTCGTAAGCAACTGGATTACCAAAACAATACCGGTATGGTTGATCCATCAACCGCCATCAAGTTTGGCCGTCAAATCGGCGCCCAATACATGCTGTATGGCAACCTGTCTAGCATCGTTAAGCAAGATGGCAGCACCAAAGACGTTTACTACAAGATGACTATGCGTCTGATGGACTTAGAAACAGGCCTGATCGAGTGGTCTGACGAAAAAGAAATCCGTAAGACTAAGTCTAAGTCTTTCTTAGGCATGTAA